A window of the Virgibacillus pantothenticus genome harbors these coding sequences:
- a CDS encoding acetaldehyde dehydrogenase (acetylating), translating to MAINLAQETVQKYEVETLIQKAKHAQKIYTSFTQEQVDEIVKAVSAQLTEAAEDLAFKAHTETGFGNVKDKTTKNLFASQQVYESIKDEPTVGIIHRDEVNKVIEVGVPMGVIAALVPVTNPTSTVIFKTLIALKTRNAIVLSPHPKAVNCIVEAARLVEEAAVNAGAPKGLVQVIESPSLERTQALMQHDDTALILATGGGPMVKAAYSSGNPAIGVGPGNGPAFIETSANVKEAVDRIITSKTFDHGTICASEQSIIVEKSIKDEVVQELKKRHAYFMNQEESEKVSHFIMRENGTMNPQIVGKPVTEIAKLCGIIIPADTTVLVSEETTIGPDNPYSREKLTPILAMYTVDDWDEGVVICNTILENEGAGHTAMLHTTNDDLVQDFGLRIKASRILINTPGTFGGIGFSTNLAPSLTLGCGAIGGSSITDNVSVRQLMNINRVAYNK from the coding sequence ATGGCTATTAATCTAGCGCAAGAAACAGTGCAAAAATATGAGGTAGAGACGCTGATTCAAAAAGCGAAGCATGCCCAAAAAATATATACTAGCTTCACCCAGGAACAAGTAGATGAAATTGTTAAAGCTGTATCCGCGCAATTAACAGAAGCTGCAGAGGACTTAGCATTTAAAGCACATACAGAAACAGGCTTTGGTAATGTGAAAGATAAAACGACGAAGAACTTATTTGCTAGTCAGCAAGTATACGAAAGTATAAAAGATGAACCAACTGTAGGTATTATCCATCGTGACGAAGTGAATAAAGTGATTGAGGTTGGTGTACCAATGGGAGTCATCGCAGCACTTGTTCCAGTAACGAACCCAACATCGACCGTTATTTTTAAAACATTAATTGCTTTAAAGACAAGAAATGCAATTGTGTTGTCACCACATCCAAAAGCTGTCAATTGTATTGTTGAGGCTGCTCGTTTAGTGGAGGAAGCAGCAGTGAATGCTGGTGCTCCCAAAGGTTTAGTTCAAGTAATAGAGTCACCGAGTTTGGAGAGGACACAAGCGTTAATGCAACATGATGATACGGCATTAATATTAGCTACTGGTGGCGGTCCTATGGTAAAAGCTGCTTATTCCTCAGGCAACCCTGCAATTGGCGTAGGTCCGGGTAATGGTCCTGCGTTTATTGAAACATCAGCCAATGTGAAAGAAGCAGTTGATCGAATTATTACTAGTAAAACATTCGATCACGGTACGATCTGTGCTTCAGAGCAATCCATTATTGTTGAAAAAAGCATCAAAGATGAAGTTGTTCAAGAATTGAAAAAGCGCCATGCTTACTTTATGAATCAAGAAGAATCAGAGAAGGTTTCCCACTTTATTATGCGTGAAAATGGGACGATGAATCCGCAAATCGTTGGAAAACCTGTAACTGAAATTGCTAAACTATGTGGAATTATTATTCCTGCTGATACTACCGTACTCGTTTCTGAGGAAACTACAATTGGTCCTGACAACCCGTATTCACGTGAAAAATTAACGCCAATCCTAGCAATGTACACAGTTGACGATTGGGACGAAGGTGTTGTTATTTGTAATACAATTTTAGAAAATGAAGGCGCTGGGCATACAGCAATGTTGCATACAACGAATGATGATCTAGTACAGGATTTCGGCTTACGTATAAAAGCATCCCGTATTCTAATTAACACACCAGGTACTTTTGGTGGAATTGGTTTTTCCACCAACCTTGCTCCTTCTTTAACACTAGGATGTGGCGCTATCGGGGGAAGCAGTATTACAGATAACGTGAGTGTTCGTCAGTTAATGAATATTAATCGCGTTGCTTATAATAAGTAA
- a CDS encoding helix-turn-helix domain-containing protein yields MCRVLLASPEQADRILLKQIFSEHFFNVTFLDDALSAEEAYTRSLEQQPDMLILDVSESSDEIFQYKTNIVKRHPNIKVILLDNEENFKHIQTAIRCGAVDYLVKPLKAEECKSAIHRAILALNQVSLLHYERKSVTDTIKESAAQMMQYVHEHYHEEINLDSLARFMHLNKSYVSRFFKETVGMSFVSYLRHYRIEQAKKLLRTTDLTVTEIAEQVGYLDLTYFSRIFKKETNYTPNAFKQVYQGEHVPADIAFAEGKTK; encoded by the coding sequence ATGTGTCGCGTATTATTAGCTAGCCCTGAACAAGCCGACCGTATTTTATTAAAACAAATCTTTTCCGAGCATTTTTTTAATGTAACATTTCTCGACGATGCTTTGTCTGCCGAAGAAGCGTACACACGCTCATTGGAACAACAACCTGATATGTTGATTTTAGATGTTAGTGAGTCAAGCGACGAAATTTTCCAATATAAAACAAATATCGTAAAACGTCATCCTAACATTAAAGTTATCTTGCTTGATAATGAAGAAAACTTTAAACATATTCAAACCGCAATTCGCTGCGGGGCTGTCGACTACCTAGTAAAACCTTTAAAAGCTGAGGAATGCAAGTCCGCCATCCACCGGGCAATATTAGCATTAAATCAAGTTTCTTTATTGCATTATGAACGTAAATCGGTTACAGATACGATAAAAGAAAGTGCTGCTCAAATGATGCAATATGTGCATGAACATTACCATGAAGAAATTAATTTAGACTCGTTGGCACGATTTATGCATCTGAATAAAAGTTATGTTAGCCGCTTTTTTAAAGAAACTGTTGGCATGTCTTTTGTGAGCTACTTACGCCATTACCGAATAGAACAGGCCAAAAAGCTGTTGCGAACAACGGACTTAACCGTCACAGAGATAGCCGAGCAAGTCGGCTATCTCGATCTCACCTATTTTAGTCGGATTTTTAAAAAAGAAACGAATTACACACCTAATGCATTTAAACAAGTATACCAAGGAGAGCATGTTCCAGCTGATATCGCCTTTGCTGAGGGAAAAACCAAATAA
- a CDS encoding PH domain-containing protein, with product MFKKIASDALGLSDIGKIISPEDFDKTESDDYVLHEEGEKIHFLIKSKSDEYCFTNRALIHLDGEKATSSKRNIYRYDYYKYPISNVSVETAGTVDLDLEIKFSIGKQTVSVDISKKEGEAIADLYKSLVTISHIQDTNDRKKKFAKDSLQVSQSLFNDNRFQEGVISKEFAEATKFAFEWYTATYDENTQKDFGEVFDKYIQN from the coding sequence ATGTTTAAAAAGATTGCAAGTGATGCATTAGGATTAAGTGACATTGGCAAGATTATTTCTCCAGAGGATTTTGATAAGACGGAATCTGATGATTATGTGCTGCATGAGGAAGGGGAAAAAATTCACTTTCTTATCAAGTCGAAATCGGATGAATACTGCTTCACCAATCGTGCTTTGATTCATCTTGATGGAGAAAAAGCGACGAGCAGCAAGCGTAATATTTATCGATATGATTATTACAAATACCCAATTAGTAATGTATCCGTAGAGACAGCTGGCACTGTTGATTTAGATTTAGAAATTAAGTTTTCAATTGGTAAGCAGACGGTTTCTGTGGATATCAGTAAAAAAGAAGGGGAAGCGATTGCAGACTTATATAAATCATTAGTAACGATTTCTCACATCCAAGATACGAATGACCGAAAGAAAAAATTTGCCAAGGATAGTTTACAAGTCTCGCAATCTTTATTTAATGATAATCGATTCCAAGAAGGGGTCATCTCTAAAGAATTTGCGGAAGCTACAAAATTTGCATTTGAATGGTATACAGCGACATATGATGAAAACACACAAAAGGATTTTGGAGAAGTATTTGATAAATATATTCAAAATTAA
- a CDS encoding gamma carbonic anhydrase family protein, protein MNIPYNHREPSIHDSVFVAPGAYLIGDITIGKESTIWFNAVLRGDEDSITIGEKCSIQDNSTIHLFAGCPVIVDDEVTVGHNVILHGCKVGKRSIIGMGSTILDHVEIGEECIIGANTLIPPGKNIPPRSLVVGSPGKVVREVSTKDLELIQLSIDTYVQKGKDFKQIFET, encoded by the coding sequence TTGAACATTCCATACAACCATCGTGAACCATCCATTCATGATAGCGTTTTCGTAGCTCCGGGTGCATATTTAATTGGAGATATAACCATTGGCAAAGAATCTACTATTTGGTTCAATGCAGTGTTACGAGGGGATGAAGATTCGATAACAATAGGAGAAAAATGTAGTATTCAAGACAATTCTACTATTCATTTATTTGCAGGCTGTCCTGTCATTGTCGATGATGAGGTTACGGTTGGACATAATGTTATTCTGCATGGGTGTAAAGTGGGAAAAAGATCCATTATTGGAATGGGATCAACCATATTAGATCATGTAGAAATTGGTGAAGAATGCATTATTGGAGCAAACACGCTTATACCACCAGGGAAAAACATCCCGCCTCGTTCCCTTGTTGTCGGCTCCCCGGGTAAAGTCGTTCGTGAAGTATCCACAAAAGACCTTGAACTTATTCAATTATCAATCGATACATATGTACAAAAAGGAAAAGACTTCAAGCAAATATTTGAAACATAA
- a CDS encoding NAD(P)H-dependent flavin oxidoreductase codes for MGNVLTERLNIDHPIIQGGMGNISDPGLAAAISNAGGLGTIGAGNMSLHEVSAKINETITRTSMPYCVNVPISVHPNPEQLVQELIDLKVPVVSLSAGNPSPFISLLKQHNIIVICVSSTVRQAKKAESAGADIIVCEGYEAAGINALNESTTMTLIPQVVEKVNVPVVAAGGIADGKGLAAALSLGAMGVQMGTRFIATKEAPFHDIYKQAIIEATDESTVIVGRRYNRIRRLMKTSYANKLVEIEKENDCPQLFLEKTTEEHHKAGALLGDPENGFMNGGQIAGLINDCPTVNELIETMVAEAKQILKLSLDKV; via the coding sequence TTGGGCAATGTACTGACAGAACGGCTGAATATAGATCATCCTATTATACAAGGAGGAATGGGAAACATAAGTGACCCGGGTCTTGCAGCGGCTATTTCCAATGCTGGTGGATTAGGAACAATAGGTGCAGGGAATATGTCACTGCATGAAGTTTCGGCTAAAATTAACGAAACGATAACAAGAACTTCTATGCCATATTGTGTAAATGTTCCTATATCTGTTCATCCGAATCCTGAACAATTGGTGCAAGAACTAATCGATTTAAAAGTTCCGGTAGTTTCGTTATCAGCAGGTAATCCTTCTCCATTTATTTCTTTGCTTAAACAGCATAATATTATCGTTATCTGTGTTTCTTCAACTGTACGACAAGCGAAAAAAGCTGAATCTGCAGGAGCGGATATTATTGTCTGCGAAGGGTATGAAGCGGCTGGTATTAATGCGCTAAATGAAAGTACTACAATGACTCTCATTCCTCAAGTTGTTGAAAAGGTAAATGTACCGGTTGTGGCAGCAGGTGGTATTGCTGATGGAAAGGGTCTTGCCGCTGCTTTGTCACTAGGTGCAATGGGTGTACAAATGGGGACCCGTTTTATTGCTACGAAAGAAGCGCCTTTTCATGACATATATAAACAGGCAATTATCGAAGCAACTGATGAATCAACAGTTATTGTCGGTAGAAGGTACAATCGCATTCGTAGGTTAATGAAAACTTCGTATGCTAATAAGTTGGTGGAAATTGAAAAAGAAAATGATTGCCCACAATTATTTTTGGAAAAGACAACCGAAGAGCATCACAAAGCAGGGGCGTTATTAGGCGACCCTGAAAATGGTTTTATGAATGGTGGGCAAATAGCCGGGTTAATTAATGATTGCCCCACTGTAAACGAATTAATAGAAACCATGGTAGCAGAGGCTAAACAAATTTTAAAGCTCAGTCTGGATAAAGTATAG
- the paaX gene encoding phenylacetic acid degradation operon negative regulatory protein PaaX, translating into MQKKLNTRSMIFTLFGDYIRYYGNEIWMGSLIKLLEPFHHNEQSVRSAISRMSKQGWVVSRKETNKSYYSLTERGKKRMEEAAGRIYRIEPEKWDGKWRMLLYNIPEEKRQIRDELRKELIWSGFGLLSNGVWITPNNLKEQIYDIIDKYEIKEFVYFFEAENEGFQANQQIIRSCWDIDHINNLYQKFIYAYENKMIENCKKIEQGQMSDKECFVERTLLVHYYRKSLFVDPGIPKELLPKKWLGEYAAKLFNDYYKILAAKANTFFEEIYLAGYSNHEKQTVSK; encoded by the coding sequence ATGCAAAAAAAACTGAATACACGTTCGATGATTTTTACATTGTTTGGCGACTATATTCGTTACTATGGTAATGAAATATGGATGGGGAGTCTGATTAAACTATTGGAACCGTTTCATCATAATGAGCAATCTGTACGATCAGCTATTTCTCGAATGAGTAAGCAAGGGTGGGTTGTTAGTCGTAAAGAGACCAACAAAAGCTATTATTCATTAACCGAGCGAGGAAAGAAAAGAATGGAAGAAGCGGCCGGTCGTATCTATAGAATTGAGCCGGAGAAGTGGGACGGGAAATGGCGTATGCTTCTATACAATATTCCTGAAGAAAAAAGGCAAATTAGAGACGAGTTGCGAAAAGAGTTGATTTGGAGCGGGTTTGGTTTACTATCCAATGGGGTTTGGATTACACCTAATAATTTAAAAGAGCAGATTTACGACATTATTGATAAATACGAGATTAAAGAATTTGTTTATTTTTTTGAAGCTGAAAATGAAGGATTTCAAGCTAACCAACAAATTATACGTAGTTGTTGGGATATTGACCATATTAATAACCTGTATCAAAAATTTATTTATGCCTATGAAAATAAAATGATTGAAAACTGTAAGAAAATAGAACAGGGTCAAATGAGTGATAAAGAATGTTTTGTAGAGCGAACTTTACTAGTTCACTATTACCGTAAATCACTGTTTGTCGACCCAGGTATTCCGAAAGAATTGTTACCTAAAAAATGGTTAGGAGAATATGCAGCAAAATTATTTAATGATTATTATAAAATTCTTGCCGCAAAGGCGAATACTTTTTTTGAGGAAATTTACCTGGCTGGTTATAGTAATCACGAAAAGCAGACGGTATCGAAATAA
- a CDS encoding enoyl-CoA hydratase-related protein, with protein MSHVLLEKKERIAYITMNRPEVLNCFNYCTLLELEEVIEDLSIDQNIRIVVITGSGDKAFSAGADLKERRHLEKKEVIRNVKKISSVFEQVANLPQPSIALINGYAFGGGFELALACDFRISVSYATMGLTETSMGIIPGAGGTQRLPRLIGQARAMELILTAKRISAEEAFAYGLVNKVVEPKELLESCELFAESIMNNAPIAVQQAKFAIQNGMNTDLKTGMKLEENAYRLTIPTKDRIEALAAFNEKRAPQFIGE; from the coding sequence ATGAGTCATGTTTTATTGGAAAAGAAGGAACGAATTGCCTATATTACAATGAATAGACCCGAAGTATTGAACTGTTTTAATTATTGTACATTGCTAGAGTTAGAGGAAGTGATAGAAGATTTGTCGATCGATCAGAATATACGAATTGTGGTCATTACAGGAAGCGGTGATAAAGCCTTTAGTGCAGGAGCGGATTTAAAAGAGCGCAGACATTTAGAAAAGAAAGAAGTAATCCGGAATGTAAAAAAGATTAGTTCTGTGTTTGAACAGGTTGCAAACTTACCTCAACCGTCGATTGCATTAATAAATGGATATGCATTTGGTGGAGGTTTTGAACTTGCGCTTGCTTGTGACTTTCGTATATCCGTTTCTTATGCGACAATGGGACTAACGGAAACAAGTATGGGAATCATTCCTGGTGCTGGTGGTACGCAGCGACTCCCAAGGTTAATAGGACAGGCGAGAGCAATGGAGTTGATTTTAACTGCGAAACGAATATCTGCGGAGGAAGCTTTTGCGTATGGTCTCGTTAACAAGGTGGTAGAGCCGAAAGAACTTTTAGAAAGCTGTGAATTATTTGCGGAATCGATTATGAACAATGCTCCAATTGCAGTTCAGCAAGCAAAATTTGCGATTCAAAATGGGATGAACACGGATCTAAAAACAGGGATGAAACTAGAAGAGAATGCATACCGATTGACGATTCCAACAAAAGATCGAATAGAAGCACTTGCAGCATTTAATGAAAAAAGAGCTCCCCAATTCATTGGTGAATAA
- a CDS encoding thiolase family protein, with protein MKEVVIVDAVRTPIGRYNGSLKFVRPDDLAQAVVKEIIDRQPKLPVEAIEEVIIGNANGAGEENRNVARMAALLAGLPVHVTGTTVNRLCGSGLDAVNMAARAIMVGDGDIYIAGGTESMTRAPFVLSKPELGFSRGNKTLIDTTIGWRFINPKLEAMYGADSMPQTAENVAKRFNITREEQDDFAYDSQMKAKKALEAGRFSDELIPVTYTLKGEEITVDKDEHPRPTTTREKLASLKPLFTGGTVTAGNASGINDGASALLLMSKEKAEQLGIEPMVRYIASGTVGLEPAIMGLGPIEATKKALQRANLEVAELELVELNEAFASQALACITQLELNPDIVNVNGGAIAFGHPLGASGSRILTTLVHEMCRRDAKYGLATMCIGVGQGIATIVEKM; from the coding sequence ATGAAAGAAGTTGTCATTGTTGATGCAGTAAGAACCCCAATCGGCCGATATAATGGTTCTTTAAAATTTGTACGTCCGGATGATTTAGCGCAAGCGGTAGTAAAAGAGATCATAGATAGACAGCCAAAACTGCCGGTAGAAGCAATTGAAGAAGTCATTATTGGAAATGCTAATGGTGCAGGAGAAGAAAATAGAAATGTCGCTCGCATGGCTGCACTACTTGCTGGACTTCCTGTTCATGTAACCGGCACAACAGTGAATCGCCTTTGCGGCTCAGGTTTGGATGCAGTTAACATGGCAGCACGAGCGATTATGGTTGGGGATGGGGACATTTATATAGCTGGAGGAACAGAGAGCATGACAAGAGCTCCATTTGTTCTGTCCAAACCTGAATTGGGATTTTCACGAGGGAATAAGACATTAATTGACACTACCATTGGCTGGCGTTTCATTAATCCAAAGCTGGAAGCAATGTATGGTGCTGATTCCATGCCGCAAACTGCAGAAAATGTAGCAAAACGATTTAATATAACGAGAGAGGAACAAGATGATTTTGCCTATGATAGTCAAATGAAGGCGAAAAAGGCATTAGAAGCGGGAAGGTTTAGCGATGAACTCATTCCGGTTACGTATACGCTCAAAGGGGAGGAAATTACGGTCGATAAAGATGAGCATCCACGTCCAACAACAACCCGTGAAAAATTAGCCAGCTTAAAGCCATTATTTACAGGAGGAACGGTTACAGCGGGTAATGCTTCAGGAATAAATGATGGAGCATCGGCATTGTTATTAATGAGTAAAGAAAAAGCGGAACAATTAGGTATCGAGCCTATGGTACGCTACATAGCGAGTGGAACTGTCGGACTTGAACCTGCCATCATGGGACTTGGACCTATTGAAGCAACTAAAAAAGCATTGCAACGAGCCAATTTAGAAGTAGCAGAGCTTGAATTAGTCGAATTAAATGAAGCATTTGCATCACAGGCACTTGCATGTATAACACAACTTGAGCTGAATCCCGATATCGTAAATGTAAATGGAGGAGCGATCGCATTTGGTCATCCACTAGGAGCAAGCGGATCGAGAATCCTCACGACATTAGTGCATGAAATGTGCCGCAGGGATGCTAAGTATGGTCTTGCCACGATGTGTATCGGTGTAGGCCAAGGGATTGCAACTATTGTTGAAAAGATGTAA